The genomic window GGAGCCCGAGGACCACGCTGGGCTGCTGGTTGGCCTGGGCCATCATCGCGGTGGCGCTCTGCTGCAGGAGTTGCAGGCGGGCCAGTTGCGAGGCGGCCTTGGCGAAGTCGAGGTCGCGGATGCGGCTCTCGGACTGGGCGATGTTCTGGGACTGCACGTTCAGCACCGAGACGTGCCGCTCGAGCATGTTCATCTGCGAGCCGATGTAGTCCCGTTCGCTGCTCACGCGCTCGATCGCGCCGTCGATCGCCAGCAGGGCGACCGAGGCGAACGACGCGGACGATACCGTGATCTGGTCGGCGGCCACGCCGATCGCGGCGGCCCGCATGTCGTTGAGGCCGATGGTGGCTATGTCGCCGGCATTGGGGCCGATTTGCAGGGTGAAGAGCGCGGCGAAGGCCCCGCCATCAAGAAGCTTGTGGGTGTTGAACTCGGTCTTGGCGCCGATGCGGCTGATCTCGTCCGTGAGGATGTCGATTTCCTGCTCGATCGCGGACCGATCCGAGGCGGTGAGCGTGTCGGTGGCGGCCTCGACCACCAGTTCGCGCATGCGCTGCAAGATGGCATGCGTTTCGTTTAGGGCCCCCTCGGCCGTCCCCAGCAGGTTCATGCCGTCCTGGGCGTTGCTCGCGGCCATGTCCAGGCCGCGGACCTGCGCCCGCATGCGTTCCGACATGCCGAGCATCCCGGGATCGTCCGACGCGCGCTCGATGCGCAGTCCGCTCGAGAGCTTGCGGATGACGTTCTCGAGGGCGGAGTCGGTGCGCCACATGTTGAAGTGCGTGACGCGGGCGTTGACGTTGGTGTTGACCCTTAAACTCATAGCTTCGCCTCCTACGCCGCCGGGCGGGGCCCGGGGCGGTGCGGCCGAAAGTCGCGTCCCTGCTACCGCAGGAGCGCCAGTACGGACTGCGGCTGGGCGTTTGCCTGCGCCAGCATCGCCGTGCTCGATTGCGTGAGGAGCTGGTTTGTCGCCAGCCGCGAGGCGGCCGACGCCATGTCGAGATCGGTGATCCGGCTTCCCGAACTCGACATCTTGGCGTACATGACGCCGAGATCCGAGATCGAATGCTCCAGCCGGTTGA from Candidatus Tanganyikabacteria bacterium includes these protein-coding regions:
- a CDS encoding flagellin, with translation MSLRVNTNVNARVTHFNMWRTDSALENVIRKLSSGLRIERASDDPGMLGMSERMRAQVRGLDMAASNAQDGMNLLGTAEGALNETHAILQRMRELVVEAATDTLTASDRSAIEQEIDILTDEISRIGAKTEFNTHKLLDGGAFAALFTLQIGPNAGDIATIGLNDMRAAAIGVAADQITVSSASFASVALLAIDGAIERVSSERDYIGSQMNMLERHVSVLNVQSQNIAQSESRIRDLDFAKAASQLARLQLLQQSATAMMAQANQQPSVVLGLLR